One Nicotiana sylvestris chromosome 12, ASM39365v2, whole genome shotgun sequence genomic window carries:
- the LOC104238874 gene encoding uncharacterized protein isoform X2: MRAIFPAMAGACLLTCNLREASHRAEGDDDKGLAIMSRHRYPVEICRVFKRTTTEKLQAALMSSAETDKNEGVEDNEQGNDGSDVLQQKQGNRKNIKATESTKKMNDGVRAKSLTLKVVLGEALGYGPALSEHIILDAGLVPNTKIGKGFELEGEMLHSLIEAVKQFEDWLEGVILGEKVPEGYILMQQNALSKKDSSMCNNGASEKMYDEFCPLLLNQFKSRDFMKFETFDAALDEFYSKIESQRSEQQQKAKESTAMQKLNKIRTDQENRVVTLKQEVEHCIKMAELIEYNLEDVDAAILAVRVALANGMSWEDLARMVKEEKRSGNPVAGLIDKLRLERNCMTLLLSNNLDEMDDDEKTQPVDKVEVDLALSAHANARRWYEMKKRQENKQEKTVTAHEKAFKAAERKTRLQLSQEKTVAVISHMRKVHWFEKFNWFISSENYLVISGRDAQQNEMIVKRYMSKGDLYVHAELHGASSTVIKNHKPEMPIPPLTLNQAGCCTVCQSQAWDSKILTSAWWVYPHQVSKTAPTGEYLTVGSFMIRGKKNFLPPHPLIMGFGILFRLDESSLGFHLNERRLRGEDEGLNDAEQSDPSLAIPDSNSEEELSMETPAVDKDITDVPNDMSSVAGISNEVQSNSILSISDDKATNSHNSSFKVNSLNNDGISDSLGIMATSGTSQLEDLMDRALEIGSSTASTKNHGVPPLLGSAGQHDNEEKKLTQREKPYITKAERRKLKKGSDSTEGAPTRQEKQSEKYQKTQKQCEDDVNNAKSGGGKVTRGQKGKLKKIKEKYADQDEEERRIRMALLASAGKVEKVDQTIQSEKVDAEPDKGAKATTGPEDASKICYKCKKVGHLSRDCQENSDESPQSTANRGDGHSVTSADNAANDRDRIVMEEEDIHEIGEEEKEKLNDVDYLTGNPLPNDILLYAVPVCGPYNALQSYKYRVKLVPGTVKKGKAAKTAMNLFSHMPEATSREKELMKACTDPELVAAVKGNVKITSAGLTQLKQKQKKSKKSNKAES, translated from the exons ATGCGAGCCATCTTTCCCGCCATGGCAGGCGCTTGCTTGCTAACATGCAACCTTAGAGAAGCGAGCCATCGCGCAGAAGG GGATGATGATAAAGGTCTTGCTATCATGTCTCGCCATCGATATCCAGTTGAAATATGCCGTGTCTTTAAGCGCACGACTACTGAAAAGTTGCAGGCGGCCTTGATGTCTTCAGCCGAGACCGATAAAAATGAAGGCGTGGAAGATAATGAACAGGGGAATGATGGATCTGATGTACTTCAACAAAAGCAGGGTAACCGGAAAAACATAAAAGCTACTGAATCTACTAAAAAAATGAATGATGGTGTTCGTGCAAAGTCACTGACATTGAAGGTGGTTCTTGGGGAGGCATTAGGTTATGGTCCAGCACTTTCTGAGCACATTATTTTGGATGCTGGTTTAGTTCCAAATACAAAGATTGGCAAAGGTTTTGAATTAGAAGGTGAGATGCTTCATTCTCTGATAGAGGCGGTTAAGCAGTTTGAAGACTGGCTGGAGGGCGTTATACTGGGTGAGAAAGTTCCGGAAGGCTACATTTTAATGCAGCAAAATGCTTTGTCTAAAAAGGACTCTAGCATGTGTAATAATGGAGCTTCTGAGAAG ATGTATGATGAATTCTGCCCACTGTTATTGAATCAGTTTAAGTCTCGGGATTTTATGAAGTTTGAGACATTTGATGCAGCATTGGATGAGTTCTATAGTAAGATTGAAAGTCAACGTTCCGAACAACAGCAAAAAGCCAAAGAAAGCACTGCAATGCAGAAACTTAATAAGATCCGCACTGACCAG GAAAACCGTGTAGTGACATTAAAGCAAGAAGTTGAACATTGTATTAAGATGGCAGAATTGATAGAATACAATTTGGAAGATGTTGACGCTGCTATCTTAGCTGTACGTGTAGCTCTTGCCAATGGAATGAGTTGGGAAGATTTGGCTCGAATGGTGAAAGAGGAGAAGAGATCTGGAAATCCTGTAGCGGGACTTATTGACAAGCTCCGTCTTGAAAGAAACTGCATGACTTTGCTCTTAAGCAACAATCTTGATGAAATGGATGATGATGAAAAAACACAACCAGTCGACAAG GTTGAAGTTGATCTGGCACTATCAGCCCATGCAAATGCGCGACGGTGGTATGAAATGAAGAAAAGACAAGAAAACAAGCAAGAGAAGACTGTAACTGCACATGAAAAAGCTTTCAAGGCTGCTGAGAGAAAGACACGTCTTCAGCTATCTCAG GAAAAGACGGTTGCTGTGATTTCGCATATGCGCAAAGTTCACTGGTTTGAGAAATTTAATTGGTTCATCAGCAGTGAGAATTATCTAGTCATAAGTGGACGTGATGCACAACAGAATGAGATGATAGTCAAACGATACATGTCCAAAGGAGATCT GTATGTACATGCAGAGCTCCATGGAGCTTCCAGCACTGTGATCAAGAATCACAAACCTGAGATGCCAATACCTCCTCTCACATTGAACCAAGCTGGGTGCTGCACT GTTTGCCAAAGCCAGGCATGGGACTCAAAGATATTGACTAGTGCTTGGTGGGTTTACCCTCACCAGGTCAGTAAAACTGCTCCTACAGGTGAATATCTTACAGTTGGAAGTTTCATGATCCGTGGTAAAAAGAATTTTCTTCCGCCACACCCTCTTATTATGGGCTTTGGAATATTATTTCGCCTGGATGAAAGTTCTTTGGGGTTTCACTTGAATGAAAGGAGGCTTAGAGGTGAAGATGAAGGATTAAATGATGCTGAACAAAGTGACCCGTCCTTAGCAATTCCTGATTCCAACTCAGAGGAGGAGTTGTCAATGGAAACACCCGCTGTAGATAAAGATATCACAGATGTGCCAAATGATATGTCAAGTGTTGCGGGCATTTCTAATGAAGTTCAATCTAATAGCATATTGAGCATCTCTGATGATAAAGCTACTAATTCACACAACTCTTCTTTTAAAGTTAATAGCCTAAACAATGATGGTATATCTGATTCTTTGGGGATAATGGCTACTTCTGGGACGTCGCAGCTGGAGGATCTTATGGATAGAGCTCTCGAAATTGGATCTTCTACTGCATCTACTAAAAACCATGGGGTCCCTCCTCTATTAGGATCTGCAGGGCAGCATGataatgaagaaaaaaaattaacacAGAGAGAAAAGCCTTATATTACAAAAGCTGAAAGAAGAAAGCTTAAGAAAGGCAGTGATAGCACTGAGGGTGCACCCACTAGGCAAGAGAAGCAGTCAGAGAAATACCAGAAGACTCAGAAGCAGTGTGAGGACGATGTAAACAATGCTAAGTCTGGTGGCGGAAAAGTCACTCGCGGGCAAAAGGGTAAGCTTAAGAAGATAAAGGAGAAATATGCAGATCAGGATGAGGAGGAGCGACGTATTCGGATGGCTCTGCTGGCG TCTGCTGGAAAAGTAGAAAAGGTTGATCAAACAATCCAGAGTGAAAAGGTTGATGCAGAGCCAGATAAGGGAGCAAAAGCTACTACTG GGCCTGAAGATGCTTCAAAAATATGTTACAAGTGTAAGAAGGTGGGTCATCTCTCTCGGGATTGTCAGGAAAATTCAGATGAGAGTCCGCAAAGTACAGCAAATAGAGGGGATGGTCATTCTGTAACCAGTGCGGATAATGCTGCTAATGACAGGGACAGGATAGTCATGGAGGAGGAGGATATTCATGAGATTGgtgaagaagagaaagaaaaattaaatGATGTGGACTACTTGACTGGAAATCCATTGCCAAATGATATTCTACTATATGCTGTGCCCGTATGTGGTCCTTATAATGCTCTACAATCCTACAAATATCGTGTGAAATTGGTTCCAGGCACTGTTAAGAAAGGAAAAG CGGCGAAGACAGCCATGAATTTGTTCAGTCACATGCCCGAGGCTACGAGCAGAGAGAAGGAATTGATGAAGGCATGCACAGATCCTGAGCTTGTTGCTGCAGTTAAGGGTAATGTCAAAATCACATCTGCAGGCCTTACTCAGCTGaagcaaaaacaaaagaaaagcaaGAAGTCGAACAAAGCAGAAAGCTAG